One genomic region from Flagellimonas oceani encodes:
- a CDS encoding dodecin family protein, producing the protein MAVLKVIEVLANSSKSWEDATNKALEQASKSVKNIRSIYINEQSATVKDGKIDDYRVNVKITFEVQ; encoded by the coding sequence ATGGCAGTTTTAAAAGTTATTGAAGTATTGGCCAACTCCAGCAAAAGCTGGGAAGATGCAACCAACAAAGCGTTGGAACAGGCCTCAAAATCAGTTAAAAATATCCGTTCCATCTACATCAACGAGCAGAGCGCTACCGTAAAAGATGGAAAGATTGACGATTATAGGGTAAACGTTAAGATTACCTTTGAAGTACAATAA
- a CDS encoding NifU family protein, with translation MKEFNITVVSTNNPKIIKLEANHFLVKGNYEFKNIDEAKNSPLAQQLFYLPFIKTVYIASNFVALERFDIVEWDDVKDEVAQQLVEYLNAGEPVVNEEAVAKKEPITVYAEVTPNPAVMKFVSNKRIVPSTYEFKNIDEAKDSPLAKELFHLPFVKEVFMDENYVSVTKYEVADWEEINMQLREFIRDYLADGKEVVTAEAIQKSKETVEQKKSGTDYDDTSLQIIDILEEYVKPAVAGDGGNILFQSYEEQSGTVSVILQGACSGCPSSTFTLKNGIETMLKNMMGDKIKEVVALNG, from the coding sequence ATGAAAGAGTTCAATATCACCGTTGTTTCCACCAACAACCCCAAGATAATAAAATTGGAAGCCAACCATTTTTTGGTGAAGGGCAATTACGAATTTAAAAATATAGATGAGGCCAAAAACTCACCATTGGCCCAGCAACTTTTTTACCTTCCGTTTATCAAGACCGTTTACATTGCCAGCAACTTTGTGGCGTTGGAGCGTTTTGACATTGTGGAATGGGACGATGTAAAAGATGAGGTTGCCCAGCAACTGGTAGAATACCTTAACGCTGGCGAACCTGTGGTCAACGAAGAGGCCGTTGCAAAAAAGGAGCCGATTACCGTTTATGCCGAGGTAACCCCAAATCCAGCGGTGATGAAGTTTGTTTCCAACAAAAGAATCGTGCCATCAACGTACGAGTTCAAGAACATCGACGAGGCCAAGGACTCCCCATTGGCCAAAGAACTTTTTCATTTGCCTTTTGTAAAAGAGGTCTTTATGGACGAAAACTACGTGTCCGTCACCAAATATGAAGTGGCCGATTGGGAAGAGATCAATATGCAATTGCGCGAATTTATCCGTGACTATCTTGCCGACGGCAAGGAGGTGGTAACCGCGGAAGCCATTCAAAAAAGCAAGGAAACCGTAGAGCAAAAAAAATCCGGAACAGATTACGACGACACCTCGCTACAAATTATAGACATTTTGGAAGAATATGTAAAACCAGCCGTTGCCGGTGATGGCGGAAACATTCTTTTCCAATCCTATGAAGAGCAAAGCGGTACGGTGAGCGTTATCCTTCAAGGAGCCTGCAGCGGTTGTCCATCTTCCACCTTTACCTTAAAAAACGGTATTGAGACCATGTTAAAAAATATGATGGGCGACAAAATCAAGGAAGTAGTTGCCCTTAACGGATAA